A single region of the Gasterosteus aculeatus chromosome 1, fGasAcu3.hap1.1, whole genome shotgun sequence genome encodes:
- the ilkap gene encoding integrin-linked kinase-associated serine/threonine phosphatase 2C isoform X1, whose protein sequence is MDLFDDLPEPRQTSGRVSSATTARPQATTEEEEEEDEEEKKRLKRRREDTEEEGEVKRVCKEGLPVLKGYVAARRGERDEMQDAHVLLPDMSSYLNARPSPASRVSYFAVFDGHGGARASRFAAEHLHHILANKFPSGLTGNMDVLIKRCLLDTFRQTDEDFLRTASSQKPAWKDGSTATCVLAVDDTVYVANLGDSRAVLCRMEAAAAGGGRRSLTLPLSTEHNPTIYEERRRIQRAGGTVRDGRVLGVLEVSRSIGDGQYKRCGVISSPDTKRCQLTANDRFILLACDGLFKVFSAEEAVKFVLHILQEATVEQKPGLTEEEVRSEAACQRLASEAVRRGCADNVTVILLSISF, encoded by the exons ATGGATCTCTTCGACGACCTGCCGGAACCGAGGCAAACATCCG gTCGAGTTTCCTCAGCGACCACAGCTCGACCACAggccaccacagaagaagaagaggaggaagatgaggaggagaagaagaggttgaagcggaggagagaggacactgaggaggaaggggaggtcAAGAGAGTTTGTAAAGAAG GCCTCCCTGTGCTGAAGGGCTACGTGGCGGCGCGCCGCGGCGAGCGGGATGAGATGCAGGACGCTCACGTCCTGCTGCCCGACATGAGCAGCTACCTGAACGCTCGGCCCAGTCCAGC GTCTCGCGTGTCCTACTTCGCCGTGTTCGACGGTCACGGAGGAGCTCGGGCCTCCCGATTCGCCGCCGAGCATCTCCACCACATTCTGGCCAACAAGTTCCCAAGCG GGCTAACGGGGAACATGGACGTGCTGATCAAGAGATGTCTCCTGGACACGTTCCGGCAGACGGATGAAGACTTTCTGAGGACGGCGTCCAGCCA gAAGCCGGCGTGGAAGGACGGCTCCACGGCAACCTGCGTTCTGGCGGTGGACGACACCGTGTACGTGGCCAACCTGGGGGACAGCAGG GCGGTGCTCTGTCGGATGGAGGCGGCGGCAGCGGGCGGAGGGAGGAGGTCGCTGACTCTGCCGCTCAGCACAGAACACAACCCGACCATCtacgaggagaggaggaggatccaGAGGGCGGGAGGCACCGTCCG GGACGGCCGGGTGCTGGGGGTCCTCGAGGTGTCTCGGTCCATCGGAGACGGTCAGTACAAACGATGTGGAGTCATTTCATCGCCCGACACCAAGAGGTGTCAGCTCACAGCCAATGACAG GTTCATCCTGCTGGCCTGTGACGGGCTCTTCAAAGTCTTTTCTGCTGAGGAAGCCGTTAAGTTCGTGCTTCACATCCTGCAG GAGGCGACTGTGGAGCAGAAGCCGgggctgacggaggaggaggtgcggtCTGAAGCTGCGTGCCAGCGATTGGCTAGTGAGGCGGTGAGGAGGGGCTGTGCCGACAACGTCACTGTGATCCTGCTTTCCATCAgcttctga
- the ilkap gene encoding integrin-linked kinase-associated serine/threonine phosphatase 2C isoform X4 — protein sequence MDLFDDLPEPRQTSGRVSSATTARPQATTEEEEEEDEEEKKRLKRRREDTEEEGEVKRVCLPVLKGYVAARRGERDEMQDAHVLLPDMSSYLNARPSPASRVSYFAVFDGHGGARASRFAAEHLHHILANKFPSGLTGNMDVLIKRCLLDTFRQTDEDFLRTASSQKPAWKDGSTATCVLAVDDTVYVANLGDSRAVLCRMEAAAAGGGRRSLTLPLSTEHNPTIYEERRRIQRAGGTVRDGRVLGVLEVSRSIGDGSSCWPVTGSSKSFLLRKPLSSCFTSCSAFSPHFLPLQEATVEQKPGLTEEEVRSEAACQRLASEAVRRGCADNVTVILLSISF from the exons ATGGATCTCTTCGACGACCTGCCGGAACCGAGGCAAACATCCG gTCGAGTTTCCTCAGCGACCACAGCTCGACCACAggccaccacagaagaagaagaggaggaagatgaggaggagaagaagaggttgaagcggaggagagaggacactgaggaggaaggggaggtcAAGAGAGTTT GCCTCCCTGTGCTGAAGGGCTACGTGGCGGCGCGCCGCGGCGAGCGGGATGAGATGCAGGACGCTCACGTCCTGCTGCCCGACATGAGCAGCTACCTGAACGCTCGGCCCAGTCCAGC GTCTCGCGTGTCCTACTTCGCCGTGTTCGACGGTCACGGAGGAGCTCGGGCCTCCCGATTCGCCGCCGAGCATCTCCACCACATTCTGGCCAACAAGTTCCCAAGCG GGCTAACGGGGAACATGGACGTGCTGATCAAGAGATGTCTCCTGGACACGTTCCGGCAGACGGATGAAGACTTTCTGAGGACGGCGTCCAGCCA gAAGCCGGCGTGGAAGGACGGCTCCACGGCAACCTGCGTTCTGGCGGTGGACGACACCGTGTACGTGGCCAACCTGGGGGACAGCAGG GCGGTGCTCTGTCGGATGGAGGCGGCGGCAGCGGGCGGAGGGAGGAGGTCGCTGACTCTGCCGCTCAGCACAGAACACAACCCGACCATCtacgaggagaggaggaggatccaGAGGGCGGGAGGCACCGTCCG GGACGGCCGGGTGCTGGGGGTCCTCGAGGTGTCTCGGTCCATCGGAGACG GTTCATCCTGCTGGCCTGTGACGGGCTCTTCAAAGTCTTTTCTGCTGAGGAAGCCGTTAAGTTCGTGCTTCACATCCTGCAG TGCGTTCAGTCCTCACTTCCTCCCCCTGCAGGAGGCGACTGTGGAGCAGAAGCCGgggctgacggaggaggaggtgcggtCTGAAGCTGCGTGCCAGCGATTGGCTAGTGAGGCGGTGAGGAGGGGCTGTGCCGACAACGTCACTGTGATCCTGCTTTCCATCAgcttctga
- the ilkap gene encoding integrin-linked kinase-associated serine/threonine phosphatase 2C isoform X3 — protein sequence MDLFDDLPEPRQTSGRVSSATTARPQATTEEEEEEDEEEKKRLKRRREDTEEEGEVKRVCKEGLPVLKGYVAARRGERDEMQDAHVLLPDMSSYLNARPSPASRVSYFAVFDGHGGARASRFAAEHLHHILANKFPSGLTGNMDVLIKRCLLDTFRQTDEDFLRTASSQKPAWKDGSTATCVLAVDDTVYVANLGDSRAVLCRMEAAAAGGGRRSLTLPLSTEHNPTIYEERRRIQRAGGTVRDGRVLGVLEVSRSIGDGSSCWPVTGSSKSFLLRKPLSSCFTSCSAFSPHFLPLQEATVEQKPGLTEEEVRSEAACQRLASEAVRRGCADNVTVILLSISF from the exons ATGGATCTCTTCGACGACCTGCCGGAACCGAGGCAAACATCCG gTCGAGTTTCCTCAGCGACCACAGCTCGACCACAggccaccacagaagaagaagaggaggaagatgaggaggagaagaagaggttgaagcggaggagagaggacactgaggaggaaggggaggtcAAGAGAGTTTGTAAAGAAG GCCTCCCTGTGCTGAAGGGCTACGTGGCGGCGCGCCGCGGCGAGCGGGATGAGATGCAGGACGCTCACGTCCTGCTGCCCGACATGAGCAGCTACCTGAACGCTCGGCCCAGTCCAGC GTCTCGCGTGTCCTACTTCGCCGTGTTCGACGGTCACGGAGGAGCTCGGGCCTCCCGATTCGCCGCCGAGCATCTCCACCACATTCTGGCCAACAAGTTCCCAAGCG GGCTAACGGGGAACATGGACGTGCTGATCAAGAGATGTCTCCTGGACACGTTCCGGCAGACGGATGAAGACTTTCTGAGGACGGCGTCCAGCCA gAAGCCGGCGTGGAAGGACGGCTCCACGGCAACCTGCGTTCTGGCGGTGGACGACACCGTGTACGTGGCCAACCTGGGGGACAGCAGG GCGGTGCTCTGTCGGATGGAGGCGGCGGCAGCGGGCGGAGGGAGGAGGTCGCTGACTCTGCCGCTCAGCACAGAACACAACCCGACCATCtacgaggagaggaggaggatccaGAGGGCGGGAGGCACCGTCCG GGACGGCCGGGTGCTGGGGGTCCTCGAGGTGTCTCGGTCCATCGGAGACG GTTCATCCTGCTGGCCTGTGACGGGCTCTTCAAAGTCTTTTCTGCTGAGGAAGCCGTTAAGTTCGTGCTTCACATCCTGCAG TGCGTTCAGTCCTCACTTCCTCCCCCTGCAGGAGGCGACTGTGGAGCAGAAGCCGgggctgacggaggaggaggtgcggtCTGAAGCTGCGTGCCAGCGATTGGCTAGTGAGGCGGTGAGGAGGGGCTGTGCCGACAACGTCACTGTGATCCTGCTTTCCATCAgcttctga
- the ilkap gene encoding integrin-linked kinase-associated serine/threonine phosphatase 2C isoform X2 has translation MDLFDDLPEPRQTSGRVSSATTARPQATTEEEEEEDEEEKKRLKRRREDTEEEGEVKRVCLPVLKGYVAARRGERDEMQDAHVLLPDMSSYLNARPSPASRVSYFAVFDGHGGARASRFAAEHLHHILANKFPSGLTGNMDVLIKRCLLDTFRQTDEDFLRTASSQKPAWKDGSTATCVLAVDDTVYVANLGDSRAVLCRMEAAAAGGGRRSLTLPLSTEHNPTIYEERRRIQRAGGTVRDGRVLGVLEVSRSIGDGQYKRCGVISSPDTKRCQLTANDRFILLACDGLFKVFSAEEAVKFVLHILQEATVEQKPGLTEEEVRSEAACQRLASEAVRRGCADNVTVILLSISF, from the exons ATGGATCTCTTCGACGACCTGCCGGAACCGAGGCAAACATCCG gTCGAGTTTCCTCAGCGACCACAGCTCGACCACAggccaccacagaagaagaagaggaggaagatgaggaggagaagaagaggttgaagcggaggagagaggacactgaggaggaaggggaggtcAAGAGAGTTT GCCTCCCTGTGCTGAAGGGCTACGTGGCGGCGCGCCGCGGCGAGCGGGATGAGATGCAGGACGCTCACGTCCTGCTGCCCGACATGAGCAGCTACCTGAACGCTCGGCCCAGTCCAGC GTCTCGCGTGTCCTACTTCGCCGTGTTCGACGGTCACGGAGGAGCTCGGGCCTCCCGATTCGCCGCCGAGCATCTCCACCACATTCTGGCCAACAAGTTCCCAAGCG GGCTAACGGGGAACATGGACGTGCTGATCAAGAGATGTCTCCTGGACACGTTCCGGCAGACGGATGAAGACTTTCTGAGGACGGCGTCCAGCCA gAAGCCGGCGTGGAAGGACGGCTCCACGGCAACCTGCGTTCTGGCGGTGGACGACACCGTGTACGTGGCCAACCTGGGGGACAGCAGG GCGGTGCTCTGTCGGATGGAGGCGGCGGCAGCGGGCGGAGGGAGGAGGTCGCTGACTCTGCCGCTCAGCACAGAACACAACCCGACCATCtacgaggagaggaggaggatccaGAGGGCGGGAGGCACCGTCCG GGACGGCCGGGTGCTGGGGGTCCTCGAGGTGTCTCGGTCCATCGGAGACGGTCAGTACAAACGATGTGGAGTCATTTCATCGCCCGACACCAAGAGGTGTCAGCTCACAGCCAATGACAG GTTCATCCTGCTGGCCTGTGACGGGCTCTTCAAAGTCTTTTCTGCTGAGGAAGCCGTTAAGTTCGTGCTTCACATCCTGCAG GAGGCGACTGTGGAGCAGAAGCCGgggctgacggaggaggaggtgcggtCTGAAGCTGCGTGCCAGCGATTGGCTAGTGAGGCGGTGAGGAGGGGCTGTGCCGACAACGTCACTGTGATCCTGCTTTCCATCAgcttctga
- the ilkap gene encoding integrin-linked kinase-associated serine/threonine phosphatase 2C isoform X6, with translation MDLFDDLPEPRQTSGRVSSATTARPQATTEEEEEEDEEEKKRLKRRREDTEEEGEVKRVCLPVLKGYVAARRGERDEMQDAHVLLPDMSSYLNARPSPASRVSYFAVFDGHGGARASRFAAEHLHHILANKFPSGLTGNMDVLIKRCLLDTFRQTDEDFLRTASSQKPAWKDGSTATCVLAVDDTVYVANLGDSRAVLCRMEAAAAGGGRRSLTLPLSTEHNPTIYEERRRIQRAGGTVRDGRVLGVLEVSRSIGDGQYKRCGVISSPDTKRCQLTANDRFILLACDGLFKVFSAEEAVKFVLHILQCVQSSLPPPAGGDCGAEAGADGGGGAV, from the exons ATGGATCTCTTCGACGACCTGCCGGAACCGAGGCAAACATCCG gTCGAGTTTCCTCAGCGACCACAGCTCGACCACAggccaccacagaagaagaagaggaggaagatgaggaggagaagaagaggttgaagcggaggagagaggacactgaggaggaaggggaggtcAAGAGAGTTT GCCTCCCTGTGCTGAAGGGCTACGTGGCGGCGCGCCGCGGCGAGCGGGATGAGATGCAGGACGCTCACGTCCTGCTGCCCGACATGAGCAGCTACCTGAACGCTCGGCCCAGTCCAGC GTCTCGCGTGTCCTACTTCGCCGTGTTCGACGGTCACGGAGGAGCTCGGGCCTCCCGATTCGCCGCCGAGCATCTCCACCACATTCTGGCCAACAAGTTCCCAAGCG GGCTAACGGGGAACATGGACGTGCTGATCAAGAGATGTCTCCTGGACACGTTCCGGCAGACGGATGAAGACTTTCTGAGGACGGCGTCCAGCCA gAAGCCGGCGTGGAAGGACGGCTCCACGGCAACCTGCGTTCTGGCGGTGGACGACACCGTGTACGTGGCCAACCTGGGGGACAGCAGG GCGGTGCTCTGTCGGATGGAGGCGGCGGCAGCGGGCGGAGGGAGGAGGTCGCTGACTCTGCCGCTCAGCACAGAACACAACCCGACCATCtacgaggagaggaggaggatccaGAGGGCGGGAGGCACCGTCCG GGACGGCCGGGTGCTGGGGGTCCTCGAGGTGTCTCGGTCCATCGGAGACGGTCAGTACAAACGATGTGGAGTCATTTCATCGCCCGACACCAAGAGGTGTCAGCTCACAGCCAATGACAG GTTCATCCTGCTGGCCTGTGACGGGCTCTTCAAAGTCTTTTCTGCTGAGGAAGCCGTTAAGTTCGTGCTTCACATCCTGCAG TGCGTTCAGTCCTCACTTCCTCCCCCTGCAGGAGGCGACTGTGGAGCAGAAGCCGgggctgacggaggaggaggtgcggtCTGA
- the ilkap gene encoding integrin-linked kinase-associated serine/threonine phosphatase 2C isoform X5, with amino-acid sequence MDLFDDLPEPRQTSGRVSSATTARPQATTEEEEEEDEEEKKRLKRRREDTEEEGEVKRVCKEGLPVLKGYVAARRGERDEMQDAHVLLPDMSSYLNARPSPASRVSYFAVFDGHGGARASRFAAEHLHHILANKFPSGLTGNMDVLIKRCLLDTFRQTDEDFLRTASSQKPAWKDGSTATCVLAVDDTVYVANLGDSRAVLCRMEAAAAGGGRRSLTLPLSTEHNPTIYEERRRIQRAGGTVRDGRVLGVLEVSRSIGDGQYKRCGVISSPDTKRCQLTANDRFILLACDGLFKVFSAEEAVKFVLHILQCVQSSLPPPAGGDCGAEAGADGGGGAV; translated from the exons ATGGATCTCTTCGACGACCTGCCGGAACCGAGGCAAACATCCG gTCGAGTTTCCTCAGCGACCACAGCTCGACCACAggccaccacagaagaagaagaggaggaagatgaggaggagaagaagaggttgaagcggaggagagaggacactgaggaggaaggggaggtcAAGAGAGTTTGTAAAGAAG GCCTCCCTGTGCTGAAGGGCTACGTGGCGGCGCGCCGCGGCGAGCGGGATGAGATGCAGGACGCTCACGTCCTGCTGCCCGACATGAGCAGCTACCTGAACGCTCGGCCCAGTCCAGC GTCTCGCGTGTCCTACTTCGCCGTGTTCGACGGTCACGGAGGAGCTCGGGCCTCCCGATTCGCCGCCGAGCATCTCCACCACATTCTGGCCAACAAGTTCCCAAGCG GGCTAACGGGGAACATGGACGTGCTGATCAAGAGATGTCTCCTGGACACGTTCCGGCAGACGGATGAAGACTTTCTGAGGACGGCGTCCAGCCA gAAGCCGGCGTGGAAGGACGGCTCCACGGCAACCTGCGTTCTGGCGGTGGACGACACCGTGTACGTGGCCAACCTGGGGGACAGCAGG GCGGTGCTCTGTCGGATGGAGGCGGCGGCAGCGGGCGGAGGGAGGAGGTCGCTGACTCTGCCGCTCAGCACAGAACACAACCCGACCATCtacgaggagaggaggaggatccaGAGGGCGGGAGGCACCGTCCG GGACGGCCGGGTGCTGGGGGTCCTCGAGGTGTCTCGGTCCATCGGAGACGGTCAGTACAAACGATGTGGAGTCATTTCATCGCCCGACACCAAGAGGTGTCAGCTCACAGCCAATGACAG GTTCATCCTGCTGGCCTGTGACGGGCTCTTCAAAGTCTTTTCTGCTGAGGAAGCCGTTAAGTTCGTGCTTCACATCCTGCAG TGCGTTCAGTCCTCACTTCCTCCCCCTGCAGGAGGCGACTGTGGAGCAGAAGCCGgggctgacggaggaggaggtgcggtCTGA
- the ilkap gene encoding integrin-linked kinase-associated serine/threonine phosphatase 2C isoform X8, whose translation MDLFDDLPEPRQTSGRVSSATTARPQATTEEEEEEDEEEKKRLKRRREDTEEEGEVKRVCLPVLKGYVAARRGERDEMQDAHVLLPDMSSYLNARPSPASRVSYFAVFDGHGGARASRFAAEHLHHILANKFPSGLTGNMDVLIKRCLLDTFRQTDEDFLRTASSQKPAWKDGSTATCVLAVDDTVYVANLGDSRAVLCRMEAAAAGGGRRSLTLPLSTEHNPTIYEERRRIQRAGGTVRDGRVLGVLEVSRSIGDGSSCWPVTGSSKSFLLRKPLSSCFTSCRRRLWSRSRG comes from the exons ATGGATCTCTTCGACGACCTGCCGGAACCGAGGCAAACATCCG gTCGAGTTTCCTCAGCGACCACAGCTCGACCACAggccaccacagaagaagaagaggaggaagatgaggaggagaagaagaggttgaagcggaggagagaggacactgaggaggaaggggaggtcAAGAGAGTTT GCCTCCCTGTGCTGAAGGGCTACGTGGCGGCGCGCCGCGGCGAGCGGGATGAGATGCAGGACGCTCACGTCCTGCTGCCCGACATGAGCAGCTACCTGAACGCTCGGCCCAGTCCAGC GTCTCGCGTGTCCTACTTCGCCGTGTTCGACGGTCACGGAGGAGCTCGGGCCTCCCGATTCGCCGCCGAGCATCTCCACCACATTCTGGCCAACAAGTTCCCAAGCG GGCTAACGGGGAACATGGACGTGCTGATCAAGAGATGTCTCCTGGACACGTTCCGGCAGACGGATGAAGACTTTCTGAGGACGGCGTCCAGCCA gAAGCCGGCGTGGAAGGACGGCTCCACGGCAACCTGCGTTCTGGCGGTGGACGACACCGTGTACGTGGCCAACCTGGGGGACAGCAGG GCGGTGCTCTGTCGGATGGAGGCGGCGGCAGCGGGCGGAGGGAGGAGGTCGCTGACTCTGCCGCTCAGCACAGAACACAACCCGACCATCtacgaggagaggaggaggatccaGAGGGCGGGAGGCACCGTCCG GGACGGCCGGGTGCTGGGGGTCCTCGAGGTGTCTCGGTCCATCGGAGACG GTTCATCCTGCTGGCCTGTGACGGGCTCTTCAAAGTCTTTTCTGCTGAGGAAGCCGTTAAGTTCGTGCTTCACATCCTGCAG GAGGCGACTGTGGAGCAGAAGCCGgggctga
- the ilkap gene encoding integrin-linked kinase-associated serine/threonine phosphatase 2C isoform X7 has product MDLFDDLPEPRQTSGRVSSATTARPQATTEEEEEEDEEEKKRLKRRREDTEEEGEVKRVCKEGLPVLKGYVAARRGERDEMQDAHVLLPDMSSYLNARPSPASRVSYFAVFDGHGGARASRFAAEHLHHILANKFPSGLTGNMDVLIKRCLLDTFRQTDEDFLRTASSQKPAWKDGSTATCVLAVDDTVYVANLGDSRAVLCRMEAAAAGGGRRSLTLPLSTEHNPTIYEERRRIQRAGGTVRDGRVLGVLEVSRSIGDGSSCWPVTGSSKSFLLRKPLSSCFTSCRRRLWSRSRG; this is encoded by the exons ATGGATCTCTTCGACGACCTGCCGGAACCGAGGCAAACATCCG gTCGAGTTTCCTCAGCGACCACAGCTCGACCACAggccaccacagaagaagaagaggaggaagatgaggaggagaagaagaggttgaagcggaggagagaggacactgaggaggaaggggaggtcAAGAGAGTTTGTAAAGAAG GCCTCCCTGTGCTGAAGGGCTACGTGGCGGCGCGCCGCGGCGAGCGGGATGAGATGCAGGACGCTCACGTCCTGCTGCCCGACATGAGCAGCTACCTGAACGCTCGGCCCAGTCCAGC GTCTCGCGTGTCCTACTTCGCCGTGTTCGACGGTCACGGAGGAGCTCGGGCCTCCCGATTCGCCGCCGAGCATCTCCACCACATTCTGGCCAACAAGTTCCCAAGCG GGCTAACGGGGAACATGGACGTGCTGATCAAGAGATGTCTCCTGGACACGTTCCGGCAGACGGATGAAGACTTTCTGAGGACGGCGTCCAGCCA gAAGCCGGCGTGGAAGGACGGCTCCACGGCAACCTGCGTTCTGGCGGTGGACGACACCGTGTACGTGGCCAACCTGGGGGACAGCAGG GCGGTGCTCTGTCGGATGGAGGCGGCGGCAGCGGGCGGAGGGAGGAGGTCGCTGACTCTGCCGCTCAGCACAGAACACAACCCGACCATCtacgaggagaggaggaggatccaGAGGGCGGGAGGCACCGTCCG GGACGGCCGGGTGCTGGGGGTCCTCGAGGTGTCTCGGTCCATCGGAGACG GTTCATCCTGCTGGCCTGTGACGGGCTCTTCAAAGTCTTTTCTGCTGAGGAAGCCGTTAAGTTCGTGCTTCACATCCTGCAG GAGGCGACTGTGGAGCAGAAGCCGgggctga